The genomic region TTGGGGTTCGGGAACGCCGGTTGTCTTCTCGCACGGCTGGCCGCTGAATGCGGACGCCTGGGACGCCCAGATGCTGTTTCTGGGCCAGCATGGATACCGCGTGATCGCTCACGACCGGCGCGGGCATGGCCGCTCGACGCAGACGTGGGACGGTAACGAGATGGATACCTACGCCGACGACCTCGCGGAGCTGTTTAACACGCTGGATCTGAAGGGCGCCGTGCTGATCGGCCACTCCACCGGCGGCGGCGAAGTCGCCCGCTATATCGGCCGTCACGGAACTTCGCGCCTCTCCAAAGCCGTCCTCATCGGCGCGGTGGCGCCGATCATGGTGAAAAGCGACGACAACCCCGGCGGAACGCCGATCGACGCTTTTGATGGAATCCGGGCTGCGGTCACCGCCGATCGCTCCCAGTTTTACAAAGATCTCAGCATTCCCTTTTATGGATATAATCGGCCCGGAGCGAAGGTATCGGAAGGCGTCCGCGAGGCCTTCTGGCTCCAGGGCATGATGGGCGGAATGAAGCCCGAGTTCGACTGCATCAAGGCGTTCTCGGAGACGAACTTCACGGAAGACCTCAAGAAGATCGATATCCCGACCCTGGTTCTGCACGGCGCCGACGACCAGATCGTCCCGTACGCCGACGCCGGCGCGCTCACCGCGAAGATCGTCAAGGACGCGACCTTGAAACTTTACGAAGGCTCCTCGCACGGCTTATGCACTGTCGAAGCGGACCGCGTCAACGCCGAGCTCCTCGCCTTCATCCAGGGCTAATCGCCAAACGAAGCAGCGGACGCTTTGAGAGTCAAAGCGTCCGCCATGCTGCGCCGTTATTCAAATTGTTCTCGTTTCGCGTCGGTCGTCTTTAAGAATTCTGCTGGTTCTGAGAGTCGGTATCCTGATTCTGATTGCCGGACGCCCCGCTGTTACTCCCCGCCCCCGGATTAGTGTCGGAGATTCCGCCCTGATTCTGCTGGCCCGCGCGCCGGGTCTCGCCGCCTTTGCGTCCCAAATTCTGCGTGTCGTCGGATGTGAGGTCGTTCGCATCGCCGCTGTTCTGCGCCGTGCGGCCGCTCGTGTTCGCGGTTCCCGTCTGCTGCTCGTCGTCCGATGTCCCAAAACCGCGATTTGCGTTGTCTGCCATAGTGATGTCCTTTCGTCGCTGAAAATGACTGGCGTGGAAGACGGCTGCCCGTCCACACATGAGTATTACCAAGTTAAAAATGTATCAAACGAGACAAGCGTTAGTTAGATAAAATTCGATTTCACGTTTTTTTGTGCGCGGATTCTCAGGTGTGATATACTAAACTTTAGCCAGCATCGCCTGAGAATAGGATCCTCCATGGAGCAATCGTATCAACTGGATCAGAAGGACTACCTTCAGTTCAACCATTTCATCATCACCAGTGATCGCCGGTTCCTGGCGCAGCGGATCCTGAGGGTTCTCCTCTTTC from Capsulimonas corticalis harbors:
- a CDS encoding alpha/beta fold hydrolase — encoded protein: MSAKAETSHVKGKHHMGSYITTKDGTQIYYKDWGSGTPVVFSHGWPLNADAWDAQMLFLGQHGYRVIAHDRRGHGRSTQTWDGNEMDTYADDLAELFNTLDLKGAVLIGHSTGGGEVARYIGRHGTSRLSKAVLIGAVAPIMVKSDDNPGGTPIDAFDGIRAAVTADRSQFYKDLSIPFYGYNRPGAKVSEGVREAFWLQGMMGGMKPEFDCIKAFSETNFTEDLKKIDIPTLVLHGADDQIVPYADAGALTAKIVKDATLKLYEGSSHGLCTVEADRVNAELLAFIQG